The DNA window GACCCGGTCACCGCACCGCGGGTCGAGCCGGTCCCCGTCGCGGACCGGCCGGCGGTGCGGTCGCCCGTGGTGGGCACCTTCTACCGCTCCCCTGAGCCCGGCGCCGCCCCGTTCGTGGTGGTCGGCGACGTGGTCCGCCCCGGCCAGGTGGTCGGCATCGTGGAGGCGATGAAACTCATGAACGAGGTGGCCGCGGGCCAGGCCGGGCGGGTGGTCGAGGTGCTGGTGGAGGACGGCAAGCCCGTCGAGTACGACCAGCCGCTGATCGCCCTGGAACCGCTCACCGGACGGGACGCCTGATGTTCGAGAAGGTGCTGATCGCCAACCGGGGCGAGATCGCGTTGCGGGTGCTGCGCGCCTGCCGGGAGCTGGGCGTGCGGACCGTGGTGGTGCACTCCAGCGCCGACGCCGACTCGCTGCCGGTGCGGCTGGCCGACGAGACCGTCCAGATCGGACCGGCGTCCAGCCGGCAGAGCTACCTGAACGCCGCCGCGATCGTCGAGGCGGCCCGGCAGACCGGCGCGCAGGCCGTGCACCCCGGCTACGGCTTCCTCTCCGAGGACGCCGACTTCGCCGAGATCTGCGCGGAGAACGGGCTCATCTTCGTGGGCCCGCCGCCGCAGGTGATGGCGGCCCTGGCGGACAAGTCCACGGCGCGGGCGCTGATGCGCCGGGCCGGCCTGCCGCTGCCGCCGGGCAGCGTGCGGACCCTGCCGACAGCCGCCGAGGCGCTCGACGTGGCCGCCGAGGTCGGCTACCCGGTGATCGTCAAGGCGGCCGCCGGCGGGGGCGGGCGCGGAATGACCGTGGTCCGCTCGGCCGCCGAGCTGCCCCGTGCGTACGCCCGCACCCGCGCTGCCGCCCAGGTCGCCTTCGGCGACGACCGGGTGTACGTCGAGCGGTACCTGGCCGACGCCCGGCACGTCGAGGTGCAGGTGCTCTGCGACGGCCACGGCAACGGCATCCACCTGGGCACCCGGGACTGCTCGGTGCAGCGCCGGCACCAGAAGCTCATCGAGGAGGCGCCCGCCCCGGCGCTGCGACCGGCCACCCTGGACACCCTCGCGGAGACCGCGCTGCGCGGCGCCCTGTCGGTCGGCTTCACCGGCGCCGGCACCGTCGAGTTCCTGGTGGACGAGGCCGAGCGCTGCCACTTCCTGGAGATCAACTGCCGGATCCAGGTGGAGCACCCGGTGACCGAACTGGTCACCGGCATCGACCTGGTCCACGAGCAGCTGCACGTGGCCGCCGGCACGCCGCTGCGCTGGCGGCAGGAGGACGTCGGGCTGCGCGGGGTGGCCGTCGAGTGCCGGGTCAACGTGGAGGACCCGGACCGCGACTTCGCCCCCGCCCCCGGCCGGTTGGAGCGGTTCCGGCCGCCCGGCGGCCCGTTCACCCGGGTGGACACCCACGGCCACGTCGGCTACCTGGTCAGCCCGCACTACGACTCGCTGCTGGCCAAGGTGGCGGTCTGGGCGCCGGACCGGGACGGCGCGCTGGACCGGCTCGACCGGGCGCTCGGCGAGTTCGAGGTGGCCGGCCCGGGCGTGCGCACCAC is part of the Micromonospora halotolerans genome and encodes:
- the accB gene encoding acetyl-CoA carboxylase biotin carboxyl carrier protein; protein product: MSGDGGAEEVLDGLSRHARKLVAELAGPVRRVRLRSGETVLEVEWHHPVPPAPAPRAEADPVTAPRVEPVPVADRPAVRSPVVGTFYRSPEPGAAPFVVVGDVVRPGQVVGIVEAMKLMNEVAAGQAGRVVEVLVEDGKPVEYDQPLIALEPLTGRDA
- a CDS encoding acetyl-CoA carboxylase biotin carboxylase subunit — encoded protein: MFEKVLIANRGEIALRVLRACRELGVRTVVVHSSADADSLPVRLADETVQIGPASSRQSYLNAAAIVEAARQTGAQAVHPGYGFLSEDADFAEICAENGLIFVGPPPQVMAALADKSTARALMRRAGLPLPPGSVRTLPTAAEALDVAAEVGYPVIVKAAAGGGGRGMTVVRSAAELPRAYARTRAAAQVAFGDDRVYVERYLADARHVEVQVLCDGHGNGIHLGTRDCSVQRRHQKLIEEAPAPALRPATLDTLAETALRGALSVGFTGAGTVEFLVDEAERCHFLEINCRIQVEHPVTELVTGIDLVHEQLHVAAGTPLRWRQEDVGLRGVAVECRVNVEDPDRDFAPAPGRLERFRPPGGPFTRVDTHGHVGYLVSPHYDSLLAKVAVWAPDRDGALDRLDRALGEFEVAGPGVRTTIPFARRVLRDAAFRAGRHTTALVDRLLHPPAADAVPVAEVAPPAEPAVPTPVPDIRADTDPAGRTPVTAAPAAGPNAWRNP